A single genomic interval of Rhizobium leguminosarum bv. trifolii WSM1325 harbors:
- a CDS encoding transcriptional regulator, LysR family (PFAM: LysR substrate-binding; regulatory protein LysR~KEGG: atc:AGR_L_3463 hypothetical protein) — MVRQFLPLNGLRAFEASARHLSFTRAAIELCVTQAAVSQQVKSLEKRLGAALFQRLPRGLKITAEGEALLPTLTISFDQMAIMLDRIEAGQVRELLFLGVVGTFAVGWLLPRLSDFQQQHPFIDVRVSTNNNRVDMAAEGLDFAIRFGSGSWHGTEALRLFDAPLSPLCTPKLAERLKSPADLVEATLLRSYRADEWSTWFTAADVPPAAQINAGIVFDSSLAMMEAALQGLGIALAPPSMFSRHLSSGAVRQPFPTTISLGSYWLTRLQSRPPTAAMLAFSDWITSQKSPASQ, encoded by the coding sequence ATGGTTCGGCAATTCCTCCCCTTAAATGGCTTGAGGGCCTTCGAAGCATCGGCGAGACATCTCAGCTTCACCCGCGCCGCGATCGAGCTTTGTGTTACCCAGGCCGCTGTCAGCCAGCAGGTCAAAAGCCTGGAGAAGCGATTGGGGGCTGCCCTTTTTCAGCGTCTCCCGAGGGGCTTGAAAATCACCGCAGAAGGCGAAGCTCTTTTGCCGACCTTGACCATTTCCTTCGATCAGATGGCGATCATGCTGGACCGGATTGAAGCCGGGCAGGTTCGGGAATTGCTGTTCCTGGGCGTGGTCGGGACGTTTGCCGTCGGCTGGCTGTTGCCAAGGCTTTCGGATTTTCAACAGCAGCATCCGTTCATTGATGTGCGCGTTTCGACTAACAATAATCGCGTCGATATGGCGGCCGAGGGACTGGACTTTGCCATTCGCTTCGGCAGCGGCTCCTGGCACGGCACAGAGGCGCTGCGTCTGTTCGACGCTCCGCTCTCTCCTCTGTGCACACCCAAATTGGCCGAGCGTTTAAAGTCGCCTGCAGATCTGGTCGAGGCGACGCTTTTGCGGAGCTATAGGGCGGACGAGTGGAGCACGTGGTTTACCGCAGCGGACGTCCCTCCGGCGGCACAGATAAACGCCGGTATCGTTTTCGACTCTTCCCTCGCCATGATGGAAGCGGCCCTGCAAGGACTGGGGATCGCTCTGGCACCGCCGTCGATGTTTTCCAGACATCTATCCTCGGGGGCTGTTAGACAACCTTTTCCGACGACCATATCATTGGGGAGCTATTGGCTTACCCGGCTGCAATCGAGGCCGCCAACAGCAGCCATGCTTGCAT
- a CDS encoding Beta-lactamase (PFAM: beta-lactamase~KEGG: atc:AGR_L_3464 AmpC cephalosporinase precursor protein ACC-1b): protein MNRNWIKILSAALVSTCISTSGLAADALKLKAISDAAIRPIMDKYGIPGMAVAIAVDGQNHIFNYGVESKDTNRPVSPATMFELGSISKTFTVTLTSYADVTGRLSLSDKASKYLPAMKGRPFGDVVLTDLGTHTAGGFPLQVPDEVKTEKQLMEYLATWKPSYAAGTHRTYANPSIGMLGYITAKSMNDGFVALMEGKLFPSLGLKSTFIDVPKSRMADYAQGYKRNGEPARMTPAILSSEAYGVKSTASDMIRFIDANMGLVELGDKLQQAINNTHRGYFDVGAMTQDLIWEQYSYPATLTTLLDNNSSAMLKTIPVKQLTPAMEPREDVWINKTGSTNGFGAYVAFIPKERLGIVILANKNYPNEDRVSAAYRILTDITSAR, encoded by the coding sequence ATGAATCGTAATTGGATAAAAATTCTATCGGCCGCATTGGTCTCGACATGCATTTCCACAAGTGGCCTTGCGGCTGACGCGCTGAAACTGAAAGCCATCTCGGACGCCGCGATAAGACCAATCATGGATAAATACGGCATTCCGGGCATGGCTGTTGCCATCGCCGTTGACGGGCAGAACCACATCTTCAACTACGGCGTCGAGTCGAAGGACACGAACAGGCCCGTCAGCCCGGCGACCATGTTCGAACTGGGATCGATCAGCAAAACCTTTACAGTCACCCTCACCTCCTACGCAGACGTGACCGGCCGACTTTCGCTGTCGGACAAGGCAAGCAAATATCTGCCGGCGATGAAGGGAAGGCCGTTCGGCGATGTCGTCCTGACGGATTTGGGCACCCATACGGCTGGTGGATTTCCGCTTCAAGTTCCCGATGAAGTCAAAACCGAGAAGCAACTGATGGAGTATCTCGCAACCTGGAAACCCTCATATGCCGCCGGAACGCACCGGACATACGCCAATCCAAGCATCGGGATGCTTGGATATATAACGGCGAAAAGCATGAATGACGGTTTCGTCGCTTTGATGGAAGGCAAATTGTTTCCCTCCCTTGGATTGAAAAGCACGTTTATTGATGTGCCGAAATCGCGGATGGCGGATTATGCCCAAGGCTACAAGCGGAACGGCGAGCCGGCGCGGATGACACCTGCCATTCTTTCGTCCGAGGCCTATGGCGTGAAATCCACAGCAAGCGACATGATCCGGTTCATCGACGCGAACATGGGACTGGTCGAACTGGGCGATAAGCTCCAGCAGGCGATCAATAACACGCATAGGGGATACTTCGATGTCGGCGCGATGACCCAAGACCTTATTTGGGAGCAGTATTCCTATCCGGCGACGCTGACGACGTTGTTGGACAACAATTCCAGCGCGATGCTGAAGACCATTCCCGTCAAGCAACTGACGCCCGCAATGGAACCGCGCGAGGATGTCTGGATCAATAAAACCGGCTCAACGAATGGTTTCGGCGCATATGTCGCGTTCATCCCGAAGGAGCGGCTCGGCATCGTCATTCTGGCCAACAAAAACTATCCCAACGAGGATCGCGTCTCTGCCGCTTACCGGATACTGACTGATATAACGTCGGCGCGCTGA
- a CDS encoding protein of unknown function DUF1194 (PFAM: protein of unknown function DUF1194~KEGG: rec:RHECIAT_CH0002827 hypothetical protein), with amino-acid sequence MLTTLAVLMGLSGLVPIAQAGGSEVDVTLVLAVDTSRSMDFEEIGIQREGYVEALKHKEFIDAVKDGLTGRIAISYFEWAGYVVQDSVIDWQVIETEEDAIAFADKLEARPIATQRRTSISTAIAQGASMIVSSPFQSRRQVIDVSGDGPNNSGNPVTPARDKAVEAGMIINGLAIMLRPSDAPNGLDKYYADCVIGGPGAFVLPVRKIEDFAVAVRRKLVLEISGLSPPATVQKTAGAETGADCLIGEKQWRDIFDR; translated from the coding sequence ATGCTGACGACACTTGCGGTGCTTATGGGTCTTTCCGGCCTCGTGCCCATCGCGCAGGCGGGGGGAAGCGAGGTCGATGTGACCCTCGTGCTTGCCGTTGACACCTCGCGGTCGATGGACTTCGAGGAGATCGGCATCCAGCGCGAGGGTTATGTCGAAGCGCTCAAGCACAAGGAATTCATCGACGCGGTGAAGGACGGGCTGACCGGCCGCATCGCCATCAGCTATTTCGAATGGGCTGGCTATGTCGTTCAGGATTCCGTCATCGACTGGCAGGTGATCGAGACGGAGGAGGATGCGATCGCTTTTGCCGATAAACTCGAAGCCCGGCCGATTGCCACGCAGCGGCGCACATCGATCTCCACCGCGATCGCCCAGGGCGCCAGCATGATCGTTTCCAGTCCCTTTCAGTCCAGGCGCCAGGTGATCGATGTCTCCGGCGATGGGCCGAACAATTCCGGCAATCCCGTCACCCCCGCCCGCGACAAGGCGGTAGAAGCCGGCATGATCATCAATGGTCTCGCCATCATGCTGCGGCCCTCCGATGCACCCAACGGGCTCGACAAATATTATGCGGATTGTGTGATCGGTGGTCCCGGCGCCTTCGTGCTGCCGGTCCGCAAAATCGAGGATTTCGCCGTTGCCGTGCGCCGCAAGCTGGTGCTGGAGATCAGTGGCCTATCCCCGCCGGCGACGGTGCAGAAAACAGCCGGCGCCGAGACGGGCGCCGACTGCCTGATCGGTGAGAAGCAATGGCGGGACATCTTCGACCGTTGA
- a CDS encoding transcriptional regulator, LysR family (PFAM: LysR substrate-binding; regulatory protein LysR~KEGG: ret:RHE_CH02691 LysR family transcriptional regulator) — protein MADLNDIAVFVKVAQYGSFSRAAHSLGMPVSTVSRKVTSLEEQLGVTLIQRTTRKLSLTAQGRAYYDRCSEPLAHLLDAEHALTETQRKPEGLLKISVPVIFGQEVFYEFVSAFQKTYPKIQVDLFVTNLFLDLIAENIDLAIRFGDLKDSTIVAQRLGKSVRYLVAAPDYLKGRVLPLKPEELKDHQCVLLNGRNGEAEWHLVSGRKSVRLHVSGPISSRDFDAVSAFTYRGHGIGLLPSTYCEEQIRKGELIRLLPDWSSEEIFVHAVYPTRRFLPSRLQVFLEALKAWKTPLWLPLH, from the coding sequence ATGGCTGATCTGAACGACATCGCGGTTTTCGTGAAAGTGGCGCAGTACGGTAGCTTCAGCCGTGCTGCCCATTCCCTCGGCATGCCGGTATCGACCGTCAGCCGGAAGGTGACGTCGCTGGAGGAGCAGCTCGGCGTGACGCTTATACAGCGCACGACCCGCAAACTGAGCCTGACCGCGCAAGGCCGGGCCTATTACGACAGGTGCAGCGAACCGCTCGCCCATCTTCTCGACGCCGAGCACGCGCTCACCGAGACACAGAGAAAACCGGAAGGTCTGCTGAAGATCTCCGTGCCAGTCATCTTCGGACAGGAGGTCTTCTACGAATTCGTCTCGGCTTTCCAGAAGACCTATCCGAAGATCCAGGTTGACCTCTTCGTCACCAACCTGTTCCTCGATCTGATCGCGGAGAACATCGATCTCGCCATCCGCTTCGGCGACCTCAAGGATTCAACCATCGTCGCGCAGCGGCTCGGCAAGAGCGTGCGTTATCTGGTCGCCGCACCGGACTATCTGAAGGGCAGGGTGCTTCCCTTGAAGCCCGAAGAGCTGAAGGACCATCAGTGCGTGCTCTTGAATGGCCGCAACGGCGAGGCGGAATGGCATCTGGTGAGCGGTCGCAAATCGGTTCGCCTGCATGTGTCGGGGCCGATATCGAGCCGGGATTTCGACGCGGTAAGCGCCTTCACCTATCGCGGGCACGGCATCGGCCTGCTGCCTTCGACCTATTGCGAGGAGCAGATCAGAAAAGGCGAACTCATCCGCCTGTTGCCGGACTGGTCGTCCGAGGAAATTTTCGTGCACGCCGTCTATCCCACACGCCGCTTCCTGCCCTCCCGATTGCAGGTCTTTCTCGAGGCGCTGAAGGCATGGAAGACCCCCTTGTGGCTTCCCTTGCATTGA
- a CDS encoding short-chain dehydrogenase/reductase SDR (PFAM: short-chain dehydrogenase/reductase SDR; KR domain protein~KEGG: rec:RHECIAT_CH0002829 putative 3-oxoacyl-[acyl-carrier-protein] reductase protein), with protein sequence MTTRKTVIVTGASQGIGAGLVNAFIQRGYNVVATSRQVSASEAFQASDRLALVDGDIGDAETAARVARTAIDRFGSIDALVNNAGIFLAKPFVEFTMADFQKLSSTNLEGFIHLTQLVVGQMLAQKTGGSVVSITTPLTDHPIAGFSASVSMMTKGGINAISKNLAMEYANEGIRFNIVAPGVVDTPLHKDNPKDFLKTLSPMAGISNVEEIVDAVVFLTEAPRVTGEVLHVDGGAHLGRW encoded by the coding sequence ATGACTACGAGAAAAACAGTCATCGTGACGGGCGCCTCCCAGGGTATCGGAGCGGGCCTCGTCAACGCTTTCATCCAGCGCGGCTACAATGTCGTTGCTACCTCGCGCCAGGTCAGCGCCTCGGAGGCTTTCCAAGCCTCGGACAGACTGGCGCTTGTCGATGGCGACATCGGCGATGCCGAAACCGCAGCGCGGGTGGCAAGGACAGCAATCGACCGGTTCGGCTCGATCGACGCACTCGTCAACAATGCCGGCATTTTTCTAGCCAAGCCGTTCGTCGAGTTCACCATGGCCGACTTCCAGAAATTGTCCTCGACCAATCTCGAGGGCTTCATCCATCTGACCCAACTGGTCGTCGGACAGATGCTCGCGCAGAAAACGGGCGGTAGCGTCGTCAGCATCACTACGCCATTGACCGATCATCCGATCGCCGGCTTCTCTGCTTCAGTCTCGATGATGACAAAGGGCGGCATCAACGCCATCTCCAAGAACCTGGCGATGGAATATGCGAACGAGGGAATTCGCTTCAACATTGTCGCTCCTGGCGTGGTGGACACGCCGCTGCACAAGGACAATCCGAAGGATTTTCTGAAGACGCTGTCGCCGATGGCAGGCATATCAAACGTCGAGGAGATCGTCGACGCAGTCGTCTTCCTCACCGAAGCGCCGCGCGTAACCGGGGAGGTGCTGCACGTCGACGGCGGCGCACATCTGGGCAGATGGTAG
- a CDS encoding Endoribonuclease L-PSP (PFAM: Endoribonuclease L-PSP~KEGG: rec:RHECIAT_CH0002830 putative translation initiation inhibitor protein), translating into MVDHAKAQAAGAERRLQELGITLPPPPTPFGAYVEAIRTGNLVFFSGMLPVVGHEPRYIGRVGGALTAEDGRQAAETATLSALAAARDYLGSLDRVVRVVKLGIYIATEGDFRDHPKVADGASEMLLAVFGEEKLSGRVVLGVASLPLGVPIELELVLEVEG; encoded by the coding sequence ATGGTAGACCATGCGAAAGCGCAGGCAGCCGGCGCGGAACGACGGCTGCAGGAACTCGGCATCACACTTCCCCCGCCGCCGACGCCCTTTGGGGCCTATGTCGAAGCGATAAGGACCGGCAACCTGGTCTTCTTCAGCGGGATGCTGCCGGTCGTCGGCCACGAGCCGCGGTATATAGGCCGCGTCGGCGGCGCGCTGACGGCCGAAGACGGCCGGCAGGCGGCTGAAACGGCAACGCTGAGCGCGCTCGCAGCCGCCAGGGACTATCTCGGCTCGCTGGACAGGGTCGTCAGGGTCGTCAAGCTCGGCATCTATATCGCGACCGAAGGCGATTTCCGCGACCATCCGAAGGTCGCGGACGGCGCATCCGAAATGCTGCTTGCGGTCTTCGGCGAGGAGAAGCTCTCCGGCCGCGTCGTGCTCGGCGTCGCTAGCCTGCCTTTAGGTGTGCCGATCGAACTTGAACTTGTCCTTGAGGTCGAGGGCTGA
- a CDS encoding conserved hypothetical protein (KEGG: rec:RHECIAT_CH0002831 hypothetical protein), translated as MSEFESATELMPSEPSTGDIGVGYFDHIKKINDIFYDQIKISDQKAAYIFTFMLAFLVSSSEVRAVFSLARYATGTPGSMLFSGLLAAASVFSILSAILVVLPRRLDTSTSLFWGAWQNHRDLFFEAALRRDERYLFDQYLENANILSAIARSKYRCVTFAFRGLMVSVIAYVLLLVAV; from the coding sequence GTGAGCGAATTCGAGAGTGCAACTGAACTTATGCCAAGCGAACCGTCGACAGGTGACATTGGTGTCGGGTATTTTGACCATATCAAGAAAATCAACGACATATTCTACGATCAGATCAAGATCTCAGACCAGAAAGCCGCCTATATCTTTACTTTTATGCTGGCCTTCCTGGTGAGTTCCAGCGAGGTGAGGGCGGTCTTCAGCCTGGCGCGTTACGCGACCGGGACACCAGGGAGCATGCTCTTCTCGGGCCTGCTTGCCGCCGCCTCGGTCTTTTCCATCCTATCGGCGATCCTCGTCGTGCTGCCGCGCCGTTTGGACACATCTACCTCGCTGTTCTGGGGCGCCTGGCAGAACCATCGCGACCTGTTCTTCGAGGCGGCACTGCGGCGCGACGAGCGCTACCTCTTCGACCAATATCTCGAAAACGCCAACATCCTCTCTGCTATCGCCCGCAGCAAATACCGCTGCGTCACCTTCGCGTTCCGCGGGCTGATGGTGAGCGTGATCGCCTATGTGCTGCTGTTGGTGGCGGTGTGA
- a CDS encoding FecR protein (PFAM: FecR protein; TPR repeat-containing protein~SMART: Tetratricopeptide domain protein~KEGG: rec:RHECIAT_CH0002832 putative exported protein, TonB-dependent receptor), whose product MLGRWKNICRAGVALALAVPGFSPAAADPVQRATPVAGSVIARKTGEEVRFIDVSNWRVVDINQDLLTGDVLRTNANGQLAIVFSDHTQVRLGRNSSLQVKKMAASGDTTLELQSGTIWARAERGGQGLTVETPAAAAAIRGTDWTMTVEGNKTSMIVLEGRVALSNPQGSVEVNEGEGAVATIGQAPSKIISVNPDDREQMLFYLDLRDGFDLMPTSPLRADRMATERRRLLALPPERRTTEDWLALAEVQSAFDGRRAAAATLTNIRDRKLTAAQQARVDLIDATIAGSEKRYGDAAKLFQKALPHLDPIRRNMAQYGGYFARSLAEPAHAEQPPANTTGPYGAIMQAYTTGFLKNPHAALEIIKKAEQRYPDDPTLPAVRAQLAELTDDREQMKEAIERSLSLDPDHPMALSARASYKAVYQSDVNGALADLNRAIELAPGGSGTLNSLGLLQSSRDANGEAEKAFKEAIELDPQDPLLRANLAILYLDQGRMKEAKHEIDTAIALDPSFDIALLARGRYYLQTGERDKALQDLLAASTANPAHSQSQLMLAAAHYEKGDRIPSQQALDNADRLDKNDPVISAFRTAVDIDDYDADGAIRNAQEFLRRSRARGGDYSSLGANASAGSTLNNAFRLQGLDAWGRYYGDAVFDPFSGTGYIDQTIKGSIFPFVNATSFSDDNIIQNRGNASSYSSFIQGLLLSPHMLSGRSRSATLFDVPFIEGSLGGGINSVDGHTRRIGEADIQGYSNATIPISFYGNLTWEELALDRDYQDFGGVQTDNKLLSANGYLTATVTPDDRVVAFVNHGKNDGALSALSSNTGFMELVFRVPIPLPLYTTEETVRESTYAGIGWSHTFAYENVLNGALLYSGSKSNTSSVLDVDLDPVFIGRGVPFIIPFASVTQESESQTYIGALSHSIGAGPLTFRYGIEGGWMDASSTVDTTLLGLTAPLDHNENTIDIGRGYVDVLHEITPDLKGEYALFATRLEGDGIDITRLEPRFGLAWAPVPNHWLRAAFMRQSFDIGIPTLAPIGVLGLQANQFSTNPRGYTDTVALQWDAEWTDRFFTSVEYQHQELHDFSIDFPLISLPSDSSLPISRGSIDRAAVTANVVLGHGFGLSATYAYMDSENRDPLEPIYGGPLPFIPQNSGQIALTWVNEAKVKATVAANYIGERDGDRFGTKLDDYWSLDAHLIWEPFDKRIELEAAAYNLLDEDFEITPGVPGWGRAFKGTLKVRF is encoded by the coding sequence ATGCTGGGTCGCTGGAAAAACATCTGTCGCGCCGGGGTGGCGCTTGCGCTTGCCGTGCCGGGCTTTTCGCCGGCCGCGGCTGACCCGGTGCAGCGTGCAACACCGGTGGCCGGTTCCGTCATCGCCCGCAAGACCGGCGAAGAAGTCCGCTTCATCGACGTGTCGAACTGGCGTGTCGTCGACATCAATCAGGATCTGCTGACCGGCGACGTGCTGCGCACCAACGCCAACGGCCAGCTCGCCATCGTCTTTTCCGATCACACCCAGGTTCGCCTCGGCCGCAATTCCTCGTTGCAGGTCAAGAAGATGGCCGCGAGCGGCGACACGACGCTGGAGCTGCAATCGGGAACGATCTGGGCGCGCGCCGAGCGCGGCGGCCAGGGCCTGACGGTGGAAACGCCGGCCGCCGCGGCCGCAATCCGCGGCACCGACTGGACGATGACGGTCGAGGGCAACAAGACTTCGATGATTGTGCTCGAGGGCCGCGTCGCGCTCAGCAACCCGCAGGGCAGCGTCGAGGTGAACGAGGGCGAAGGGGCTGTGGCGACCATCGGCCAGGCGCCGAGCAAGATCATCAGCGTCAATCCTGACGACCGAGAACAGATGCTCTTCTATCTTGACCTGCGCGACGGCTTCGACCTGATGCCGACTTCGCCGCTACGGGCCGACCGCATGGCGACCGAACGCCGCCGCCTGTTGGCGCTGCCGCCGGAACGCCGCACGACCGAAGACTGGCTGGCACTTGCCGAAGTTCAGAGCGCCTTCGACGGACGCCGGGCTGCAGCGGCAACGCTGACGAATATCCGCGACCGCAAACTGACGGCAGCCCAGCAGGCGCGCGTCGACCTGATCGACGCCACCATCGCCGGCTCGGAAAAGCGTTATGGCGATGCCGCCAAGCTCTTCCAGAAGGCCCTGCCGCATCTCGACCCGATACGCCGCAACATGGCGCAATATGGCGGCTATTTCGCCCGCTCGCTGGCCGAGCCTGCCCATGCCGAACAGCCGCCCGCGAATACCACCGGCCCCTATGGCGCGATCATGCAGGCCTATACGACAGGCTTCCTAAAAAACCCACACGCAGCGCTCGAGATCATAAAGAAAGCGGAGCAACGCTATCCCGATGATCCGACCCTGCCGGCGGTCCGCGCCCAGTTGGCGGAGCTCACCGACGACCGTGAGCAGATGAAGGAAGCGATAGAACGCTCGCTGTCGCTCGACCCTGACCATCCGATGGCGCTCTCCGCCCGCGCGAGTTACAAGGCGGTCTATCAGAGCGACGTCAACGGCGCGCTTGCCGATCTGAACCGCGCCATCGAACTTGCCCCCGGCGGTTCAGGCACGCTGAATTCGCTCGGCCTGCTGCAGAGTTCGCGCGATGCTAATGGCGAAGCGGAAAAAGCCTTCAAGGAGGCGATCGAGCTCGATCCGCAGGACCCCTTGCTGCGCGCGAATCTCGCAATCCTCTATCTCGATCAGGGGCGCATGAAGGAAGCCAAGCACGAGATCGACACGGCAATTGCGCTCGATCCATCCTTCGATATCGCCCTGCTCGCCCGCGGCCGATACTACCTGCAAACTGGCGAGCGCGATAAGGCGCTGCAAGATTTGCTCGCCGCCAGCACCGCCAACCCGGCGCATTCGCAATCACAGCTGATGCTCGCCGCCGCCCATTACGAAAAAGGCGACCGCATTCCTTCCCAGCAGGCGCTCGACAATGCCGACCGGCTCGACAAGAACGACCCGGTTATCTCGGCCTTCCGCACCGCCGTCGATATCGACGATTACGACGCCGACGGCGCGATCCGCAACGCGCAGGAATTCCTGCGCCGCTCGCGCGCCCGCGGCGGCGATTACAGCTCGCTCGGCGCCAATGCGAGTGCTGGTTCTACGCTCAACAACGCCTTCCGCCTGCAGGGCCTAGATGCCTGGGGCCGCTATTACGGCGATGCCGTCTTCGATCCCTTCAGCGGCACCGGTTATATCGATCAAACGATCAAGGGTAGCATCTTTCCTTTCGTCAACGCGACCAGCTTCAGCGACGACAATATCATCCAAAACCGCGGCAACGCGTCGAGCTACTCATCCTTCATCCAGGGCCTGTTGCTTTCGCCGCACATGCTTTCCGGCCGCTCGCGCTCGGCAACGCTGTTCGATGTCCCCTTCATCGAAGGCTCGCTCGGCGGCGGCATCAACAGCGTCGACGGCCACACGAGACGCATCGGCGAGGCCGATATCCAAGGTTATTCGAACGCGACGATCCCAATCAGCTTCTATGGCAACCTGACCTGGGAAGAGCTGGCGCTCGACCGCGACTACCAGGATTTCGGCGGTGTCCAGACGGATAACAAGCTGCTAAGCGCCAACGGTTATCTGACGGCAACGGTCACACCTGATGATCGCGTGGTAGCCTTCGTCAACCACGGCAAGAATGATGGAGCGCTGAGCGCCTTGTCGTCAAACACCGGGTTCATGGAACTCGTGTTCCGTGTCCCTATCCCTCTGCCTCTCTACACGACAGAGGAGACTGTACGAGAAAGCACATATGCCGGCATCGGCTGGAGCCACACTTTTGCGTATGAAAACGTGTTGAATGGAGCGCTGCTTTATTCAGGAAGCAAATCGAATACCAGCAGCGTGCTTGATGTCGACCTGGACCCAGTGTTTATCGGCAGAGGGGTTCCCTTCATCATTCCCTTTGCCAGCGTCACTCAGGAAAGCGAATCCCAAACCTATATCGGCGCTTTGAGCCATTCCATAGGTGCCGGGCCTTTGACATTTCGCTACGGCATCGAAGGCGGCTGGATGGATGCCAGCAGCACCGTCGATACGACGCTTCTGGGCTTGACGGCGCCCCTCGATCACAATGAGAACACCATCGATATCGGCCGCGGCTATGTCGATGTGCTACATGAGATCACGCCGGATCTTAAGGGCGAATACGCCTTGTTTGCCACGCGCCTGGAGGGCGACGGCATCGATATCACCCGGCTGGAGCCGCGCTTCGGCCTCGCCTGGGCGCCGGTTCCAAACCACTGGCTGCGTGCTGCCTTCATGCGTCAGAGCTTTGATATTGGGATTCCGACCCTTGCCCCCATCGGCGTTCTCGGGCTGCAAGCCAACCAGTTTTCCACCAATCCGCGAGGTTACACGGATACGGTCGCCCTGCAGTGGGATGCCGAATGGACCGACCGCTTCTTCACCTCGGTCGAGTACCAGCACCAGGAGCTGCATGATTTCTCGATCGATTTTCCGCTGATCTCGCTTCCCTCGGATAGCAGCCTGCCGATCTCGCGCGGCAGCATCGATCGGGCTGCCGTCACAGCAAACGTCGTGCTCGGCCATGGTTTCGGCCTTTCGGCTACCTATGCCTACATGGATTCGGAAAACCGGGATCCACTTGAGCCGATCTATGGCGGCCCTCTTCCCTTCATACCGCAGAATTCAGGGCAGATTGCGCTGACCTGGGTCAACGAAGCCAAGGTCAAGGCGACGGTCGCCGCCAACTATATCGGCGAGCGCGACGGCGATCGGTTCGGCACCAAGCTCGACGATTACTGGAGCCTCGACGCCCACCTGATCTGGGAACCGTTCGACAAGCGCATCGAGCTGGAGGCGGCCGCCTATAACCTGCTCGACGAGGACTTCGAGATCACCCCCGGTGTGCCCGGCTGGGGCCGCGCCTTCAAGGGCACGCTCAAAGTCCGCTTCTGA